The following coding sequences are from one Vallitalea longa window:
- the spoIVA gene encoding stage IV sporulation protein A: MGEYDIYKDIRARTNGEIYMGVVGPVRTGKSTFIKRFMDLLVLPNIENVHSKERTQDELPQSAAGKTIMTTEPKFIPQEAATVTLSDDVEFNVRMIDCVGYMVEGATGHLENDEERKVKTPWFNYDIPFTQAAEIGTKKVINDHSTLGIVVTADGSFGEIPRENYIEAEERTIDELKKLNKPYVVILNSLRPYSDDTTLTASELEDKYNVPVLPVNCDQLKKEDVIKILESVLLEFPLSEVNFNVPKWIEMLDNDHWLKASLIDSVKDIMCSVDAIRDLKKEDTLIVENEYITKVKLDKIDLSTGCADVDINFNDDYYYDILSDLMGTEIKGEYQFMSLIKKLGRVKEEYDKVSAALNEVKAKGYGIVTPMVDELSLQEPEIVKQGNKFGVKLKASAPTIHMIKCDIQTEVSPIVGTEKQSEELLNYLMSEFETDPTKIWDTNLFGKSLHDLVNDGLQNKIYRMPDDARDKLQETLQKIVNDANGGIVCIII; this comes from the coding sequence TTGGGAGAGTACGATATTTATAAAGATATTAGAGCTAGAACAAACGGAGAAATTTATATGGGAGTGGTAGGACCCGTTAGAACAGGTAAATCTACATTCATCAAAAGATTCATGGATTTATTAGTGTTGCCTAATATAGAAAATGTACATAGCAAGGAAAGAACACAGGATGAGCTTCCTCAAAGCGCAGCTGGAAAGACAATAATGACTACAGAGCCTAAGTTCATTCCTCAAGAAGCTGCAACAGTTACATTATCTGATGATGTTGAATTCAATGTAAGAATGATTGATTGTGTTGGGTATATGGTTGAAGGAGCTACAGGACATCTTGAGAATGATGAAGAAAGAAAAGTAAAAACACCTTGGTTCAATTATGATATTCCATTCACTCAAGCGGCTGAAATAGGAACTAAAAAGGTTATTAACGATCATTCGACTTTAGGAATCGTTGTAACTGCTGATGGTTCATTTGGAGAAATACCAAGAGAGAATTATATAGAGGCAGAAGAGAGAACAATTGACGAGTTGAAGAAATTGAATAAACCTTACGTTGTGATTCTGAATTCCCTTAGACCATATTCAGACGATACTACTTTGACAGCATCTGAATTGGAAGATAAATATAATGTTCCTGTATTACCTGTTAACTGTGACCAGTTGAAAAAAGAAGATGTCATTAAAATATTAGAAAGCGTTTTATTGGAATTCCCATTATCAGAAGTTAATTTCAATGTACCTAAATGGATTGAAATGCTAGACAATGACCATTGGTTAAAAGCTTCATTAATTGATTCAGTAAAAGATATCATGTGTTCAGTTGATGCAATCAGAGACCTTAAAAAAGAAGATACCCTAATTGTAGAAAATGAATATATAACTAAAGTAAAATTAGATAAGATTGACCTATCCACAGGATGTGCAGATGTTGACATCAACTTTAATGATGACTATTACTATGATATTCTAAGTGACCTCATGGGAACTGAAATAAAAGGTGAATATCAATTCATGTCACTAATCAAGAAATTAGGTAGAGTAAAAGAAGAATACGATAAAGTATCAGCAGCACTTAATGAAGTAAAAGCAAAAGGTTATGGAATTGTTACACCAATGGTTGATGAATTATCATTGCAAGAACCAGAAATCGTAAAACAAGGCAATAAATTCGGTGTTAAATTAAAAGCGAGTGCACCAACCATTCATATGATCAAATGTGATATCCAGACAGAAGTTTCACCAATAGTAGGAACAGAAAAACAAAGTGAAGAACTTCTTAACTATTTGATGAGTGAATTCGAAACCGATCCAACTAAGATATGGGATACTAATCTTTTCGGAAAATCGTTACATGATCTAGTTAATGATGGCCTTCAGAACAAGATCTATAGAATGCCTGATGATGCTAGAGACAAATTGCAGGAGACATTGCAGAAAATCGTTAATGATGCCAATGGAGGAATTGTTTGTATTATAATCTAG